A stretch of the Hypomesus transpacificus isolate Combined female chromosome 12, fHypTra1, whole genome shotgun sequence genome encodes the following:
- the fmnl2b gene encoding LOW QUALITY PROTEIN: formin-like protein 2 (The sequence of the model RefSeq protein was modified relative to this genomic sequence to represent the inferred CDS: deleted 2 bases in 1 codon), which yields MGNAESMESQLAVIRARSAPVKLPMPDPAELEERFSIALNSMNLPPDKVRLLRCYDNEKKWELICDQERFQVKNPPHTYIQKLRGFLDPAVTRKKFRRRVQESTQVLRELEISLRTNHIGWVREFLNEENQGLDVLVEYLSFAQYAVTFDGEVSEPSTESSVDSPWSRSIEDLHGDSNLPSPSSGNNVPRASRHSISSTLVSRSNTLPSRKTLKNSRLVCKKDDVHVCVMCLRAIMNYQYGFNMVMSHPHAVNEIALSLNNRNPRTKALVLELLAAVCLVRGGHEIILAAFDHFKTVCSETMRFEKLMEHFKNEDDNIDFMVACMQFINIVVHSVEDMNFRVHLQYDFTKLCLDEYLERLKHTESDRLQVQIQAYLDNVFDVGTLLEDAETKTAALERVEELEESMTHMSERLLDTENEAMAKIVELEKQLMQTNKDLDSIRDVYASANTQVHTLRRIVKEKDQTIRRQSRLERQVQEGGGAKEGQAGGGVHPLRGEGDGGVSDIPSPSPPLGTALSPSPESMAYNTIGPGMGMPAPPPPPPPPPMPEMLGMMSNGPYPAPPPPAPPPPPPPPPPPCRSMETTCSGPLPPPPPPVAPPLPGCGGSPTVIFNSGLAAVKIKKPIQTKFRMPVFNWVALKPSQINGTVFNDIDDERILQELNVEEFEEMFKTKAQGPAVDVTLSRQKAPQKGPSRVSLLEANRAKNLAITLRKAGQGPELICRAIVTFDLRAVRMDFVECLMRFLPTEGEVKVLRQYERDRKPLEALSDEDRFMMQFSRIERVAQRMSIITFMGNFTDNIQMLTPQLHAIIAASVSIKSSQKLKKILEIILALGNYMNSSKRGAVYGFKLQSLDLLLETKTTDRKLTLLHYIANVVREKYPTVALFYNELHYVEKAAAVSLENVVCDVKELQRGMELTWREYSMHGHNATLKDFISKHETRLQKIQEDARIAQDAFDDAVKFYGESSKTMPPSVFFPVFVRFIKAYRLADEENEQKRRQEQMMLEKLEQEEHQHEEVEPKSPSHKGKRQQVELITELRKRQTGKDSRHVYEGKDGAIEDIITVLKTVPFTARTAKRSSRFFCDPAHTEEHY from the exons aTGGGTAACGCAGAGAGTATGGAGTCCCAGTTGGCAGTGATCCGGGCGAGGAGTGCCCCGGTCAAACTGCCCATGCCAGACCCTGCAGAGTTGGAGGAAAGGTTCTCCATCGCATTg aaTTCGATGAACCTACCTCCAGACAAGGTGCGTCTGCTGCGTTGCTACGACAACGAGAAGAAATGGGAGTTGATATGTGATCAG gagagGTTTCAGGTGAAGAACCCCCCTCACACATATATCCAGAAGCTGCGAGGGTTCCTCGACCCCGCAGTCACGCGCAAG AAATTCAGGAGGAGAGTGCAGGAGTCCACTCAAGTGCTCCGAGAGCTGGAGATCTCACTACGGACAAACCACATCGG GTGGGTGAGGGAGTTTCTAAATGAGGAGAACCAGGGTCTGGACGTCCTTGTGGAGTATCTGTCCTTTGCTCAGTACGCCGTCAC gttcGATGGGGAGGTATCGGAGCCCAGTACTGAGTCCTCAGTAGATTCTCCCTGGAGTCGTTCTATAGAGGATCTCCATGGCGACAGCAACCTGCCTTCACCCTCCAGTGGCAACAATGTACCACGCGCTTCTCGCCACTCCataag TTCTACGTTGGTGTCCAGGTCCAACACACTACCCAGCCGGAAGACGCTGAAGAACTCCCGTCTGGTGTGTAAGAAGGACGACGTCcacgtgtgtgtgatgtgtctgCGTGCCATCATGAACTACCAG TATGGCTTCAACATGGTCATGTCCCATCCTCATGCTGTGAATGAGATAGCCCTGAGCCTCAATAACAGGAACCCCAG gaCCAAGGCTCTGGTGTTGGAGCTGcttgctgctgtgtgtctggtcaGG GGGGGTCATGAGATTATCCTGGCTGCCTTTGATCACTTCAAAACG GTGTGTTCTGAGACAATGCGCTTTGAGAAGCTGATGGAGCATTTCAAGAATGAGGACGACAACATTGACTTCATG gtggctTGTATGCAGTTCATCAACATTGTGGTCCACTCAGTGGAGGACATGAACTTCCGAGTCCATCTGCAGTACGACTTCACCAAACTCTGCCTGGATGAGTACCTTGAG AGGCTGAAGCACACGGAGAGCGACCGTCTGCAGGTGCAGATCCAGGCCTACCTGGACAACGTGTTCGACGTGGGGACCCTGCTGGAGGACGCAGAGACCAAGACGGCTGccctggagagggtggaggagctggaggagagcatGACCCAT aTGTCTGAGCGGCTCCTGGACACAGAGAACGAGGCCATGGCCAAGATAGTAGAGCTGGAGAAACAGCTGATGCAGACCAACAAAGATCTGGACAGCATAAGG GATGTGTATGCTAGCGCCAACACCCAGGTCCACACTCTGAGAAGGATTGTGAAGGAGAAGGACCAGACCATCCGCCGGCAGAGCAGACTGGAACGCCAggtgcaggagggagggggcgccAAAGAGGGACAGGCAGGAGGCGGGGTGCACCccctgaggggtgagggggacgGTGGGGTGTCAGACataccctcaccctcaccccccctagGCAccgccctctcccccagcccagagTCCATGGCTTATAACACTATTGGCCCCGGGATGGGGATGccggcccctcccccgcccccgccccctccaccaATGCCAGAGATGTTGGGAATGA TGTCGAATGGACCCTATcccgcccctcccccgcctgctcctcctcccccgccccctcctcctccccctccctgccgcTCCATGGAGACCACGTGTTCcgggcccctgcccccccctcctccccccgtggccccccctctccctggatGTGGAGGATCACCCACTGTCATTTTCAACTCTGGCTTGGCAG cTGTTAAGATTAAGAAACCAATTCAGACTAAGTTCAGGATGCCAGTATTCAACTGGGTAGCCCTAAAGCCCAGTCAGATCAATGGAACGGTCTTCAACGACATTGACGACGAGAGAATCCTCCAG GAGCTGAACGTGGAGGAGTTTGAGGAGATGTTCAAGACCAAGGCCCAGGGCCCAGCGGTGGATGTTACCCTGAGCAGGCAGAAGGCCCCTCAGAAAGGCCCCAGCAGAGTCTCCCTCCTGGAGGCCAACAGGGCCAAGAACCTGGCCATCACCCTCCGCAAGGCCGGCCAGGGGCCTGAGCTCATATGCAGGGCCATCGTGAC CTTTGACCTACGCGCCGTGCGGATGGACTTTGTGGAGTGCCTGATGCGCTTCCTGCCCACCGAGGGCGAGGTGAAGGTCCTACGGCAGTACGAGAGGGACAGAAAGCCCCTGGAGGCCCTGAGCGACGAGGACAGGTTCATGATGCAGTTCAGCCGCATCGAGAGGGTGGCCCAGCGCATGTCCATCATCACCTTCATGGGCAACTTCACTGATAATATCCAGATGCTCACCCCG CAACTCCATGCCATCATCGCTGCATCTGTGTCAATCAAGTCTTCCCAGAAACTCAAGAAGATTCTAGAG ATTATCCTGGCTCTGGGGAACTACATGAACAGCAGCAAGAGAGGAGCTGTGTATGGGTTCAAGCTGCAGAGTTTAGACCTG CTACTGGAGACTAAGACCACTGACAGGAAGCTGACCCTGCTACACTACATAGCTAATGTAGTGAGGGAGAAATACCCTACTGTTGCTCTCTTCTACAATGAACTGCACTATGTGGAGAAGGCTGccgcag taTCTCTGGAGAATGTGGTGTGTGATGTGAAGGAGCTGCAGCGAGGCATGGAGCTGACCTGGAGGGAGTACAGCATGCACGGCCACAACGCCACGCTCAAAGACTTCATCAGCAAGCACGAGACCCGCCTGCAGAAAATACAGGAGGATGCACGCATAGCGCAg GATGCGTTTGATGACGCCGTCAAGTTCTACGGGGAGAGTTCTAAGACGATGCCCCCCTCCGTGTTCTTCCCTGTGTTTGTGCGTTTCATCAAGGCCTACAGG ctggccGATGAGGAGAATGAGCAGAAAAGAAGACAGGAGCAAATGATGCTGGAGAAACTGGAACAAGAGGAGCATCAGCACGAGGAGGTGGAGCCCAAG tctcccTCACACAAGGGTAAACGTCAGCAGGTGGAGCTGATCACAGAGCTGAGGAAGCGTCAGACTGGGAAGGACAGCCGACATGTTTATGAAGGCAAAGACGGAGCCATAGAGGACATcatcacag TGCTGAAAACCGTCCCCTTCACTGCCAGGACAGCTAAACGCAGCTCTCGGTTCTTCTGTGATCCCGCCCACACTGAAGAACACTACTGA
- the arl6ip6 gene encoding ADP-ribosylation factor-like protein 6-interacting protein 6, translated as MQRLTNDMTALVSDTDMFGERLDQELEPEDQDVSRSGTGIVLEFKQPVAQTQKPSKSFWDNPRPWPKMVLSMLCSVFLVLAVAVFCAFLYIIIKDLSAERMLGEDGTEVRVLGFWSVLVLSMLAGFSCCSFSWTLTYFDSYQPGLFTPTPLSSAYLRRLTGHSFHVGYSVAVLNGIVAALTVVWNLI; from the exons ATGCAACGGTTAACCAACGATATGACAGCTCTCGTAAGTGACACTGATATGTTTGGGGAAAGACTAGACCAAGAGTTGGAACCAGAGGACCAAGACGTTTCTCGTAGTGGTACCGGGATTGTTTTGGAGTTCAAACAACCGGTAGCTCAGACCCAGAAGCCGAGCAAGAGTTTTTGGGATAACCCGCGACCATGGCCAAAGATGGTTTTGTCAATGCTCTGTAGTGTTTTCCTGGTCTTGGCTGTCGCTGTCTTCTGTGCATTTCTATACATCATTATAAAAG ACCTGAGTGCTGAGAGGATGTTGGGGGAGGATGGGACAGAGGTCCGCGTCCTGG GATTCTGGAGTGTTCTGGTATTGTCAATGTTGGCTGGCTTCTCCTGCTGCAGTTTCTCATGGACACTCACATACTTTGACTCATATCAGCCAGGCCTGTTTACCCCAACCCCCCTGTCGTCTGCCTACCTCAG GCGTTTGACAGGCCACTCCTTCCATGTGGGCTACAGCGTGGCTGTCCTGAATGGCATAGTGGCCGCACTGACTGTTGTCTGGAACCTcatttga
- the ndufs1 gene encoding LOW QUALITY PROTEIN: NADH-ubiquinone oxidoreductase 75 kDa subunit, mitochondrial (The sequence of the model RefSeq protein was modified relative to this genomic sequence to represent the inferred CDS: inserted 1 base in 1 codon; deleted 1 base in 1 codon): protein MLRLPAVSRALAGTAKGSLAPANNVRTSIRAASNMVEVFVDGKPVEVAAGTTVLQACEKVGVQIPRFCYHERLSVAGNCRMCLVEIEKAPKPVAACAMPVMKGWNILTNSDKTRKAREGVMEFLLANHPLDCPICDQGGECDLQDQSMQFGTDRSRFTETKRAVEDKNIGPLIKTIMTRCIQCTRCIRFASEIAGVEDLGTTGRGNNMQVGTYVEKMFMSEMSGNVIDICPVGALTSKPYAFTARPWETRKTESIDVLDAVGSNIVVSTRAGEVMRVMPRLNEDVNEEWISDKTRFAYDGLKRQRLTQPMVKNASGQLVPTSWEDVLTRVAGALQGAQGSDVAAIAGGMVDAEALVALKDLLNRLNSDTLCTEEVFPMSGAGTDLRSNYLLNSRIAGIEECDLLLLIGTNPRYEAPLFNARVRKSWLHNELQVALVGSEVDLSYTYDHLGESAHVLQELANGTHPFCQVLAEAKRPVVVVGSSALQREDGAAILSSVSTIAQNARTSSGVEEGWKVLNVLHRVASQVAALDLGYKAGVEAIRQAPPKVLFLLGADAGCITRQDLPKDSMIIYQGHHGDVGASMADVILPGXAYTEKVGTYVNTEGRSQQTRVAVTAPGMAREDWKIIRAISELAGVTLPYDSVNELRDRLEEVSPNLIRYDDVEEANYFKQANELSKTVNQTVLADPLVPPQLTAKDFYMTDSISRASQTMAKCVKAITEGADAVDEPSIC, encoded by the exons ATGTTGCGTTTGCCAGCCGTGAGCCGCGCGCTAGCCGGGACAGCCAAGGGCAGCCTTGCTCCCGCAAACAACG TGCGTACCTCCATCCGGGCAGCTAGTAATATGGTTGAGGTGTTTGTGGATGGAAAGCCAGTGGAGGTAGCAGCTGGAACTACTGTGCTGCAG GCCTGTGAAAAGGTGGGTGTACAGATCCCACGGTTCTGCTACCACGAGCGTTTGTCTGTCGCTGGGAACtgcaggatgtgtctggtcgaGATCGAGAAAGCTCCAAAG CCTGTGGCAGCATGTGCGATGCCAGTGATGAAGGGCTGGAACATTCTCACAAACTCAGACAAGACCCGTAAAGCGAG AGAGGGGGTGATGGAGTTTCTGCTTGCCAACCATCCCTTGGACTGCCCCATCTGTGACCAGGGAGGAGAGTGCGACCTACAG GACCAGTCCATGCAGTTTGGTACAGACCGCAGTCGGTTCACTGAGACCAAGAGGGCGGTGGAGGATAAGAACATCGGGCCCCTCATCAAGACTATCATGACCCGCTGCATCCAGTGTACACGCTGCATCCG CTTCGCCAGTGAGATTGCTGGTGTGGAGGACCTGGGCACCACCGGAAGAGGTAACAACATGCAGGTGGGCACGTACGTGGAGAAGATGTTCATGTCAGAGATGTCCGGAAACGTCATTGACATCTGTCCCGTGGGAGCCCTCACCTCCAAACCATACGCCTTCACTGCCAGACCCTGGGAgaccag AAAAACCGAGTCCATCGACGTGCTGGATGCAGTTGGCAGCAACATCGTGGTGAGCACACGTGCCGGGGAGGTCATGAGG GTCATGCCCCGTCTCAATGAAGACGTGAACGAGGAGTGGATCTCAGACAAGACCAG gtttgCATATGACGGGTTGAAGAGGCAGAGACTGACCCAGCCCATGGTGAAGAATGCGTCCGGTCAGCTGGTACCCACCTCCTGGGAGGATGTCCTCACCCGTGTGGCCGGAGCA ctgcaaGGAGCCCAGGGCAGTGACGTGGCGGCCATAGCGGGAGGCATGGTGGATGCAGAGGCCCTGGTGGCTCTGAAGGACCTCCTCAACCGGCTGAACAGTGACACCCTCTGCACTGAGGAGGTGTTCCCTATGTCGGGGGCTGG TACCGACCTGCGCTCTAACTACCTGCTGAACTCGCGGATCGCGGGCATTGAGGAGTGTGACCTGCTGCTGCTCATAGGGACCAACCCTCGCTACGAAGCCCCCCTGTTCAACGCTCGCGTCCGCAAGAG ctgGCTCCACAACGAGCTGCAAGTGGCGCTGGTGGGGAGTGAGGTGGACCTGAGCTACACCTATGACCACCTGGGGGAATCTGCCCATGTGCTGCAGGAGCTGGCTAATGGGACACACCCCTTCTGCCAG GTGCTGGCCGAGGCCAAGCGGCCGGTGGTGGTGGTAGGCAGCTCAGCTCTGCAGAGGGAGGACGGGGCGGCCATCTTGAGCTCTGTGTCCACCATAGCCCAGAACGCCAGGACCAGCagcggggtggaggagggctggaaggtCCTCAACGTGCTGCACAG AGTGGCCAGTCAGGTGGCAGCTCTGGACCTGGGCTACAAGGCGGGGGTGGAGGCGATCCGCCAGGCCCCGCCCAAGGTTCTGTTCCTGTTGGGAGCCGATGCAGGCTGCATCACCAGACAAGACCTGCCCAAGGACAGCATGATCATATACCAAG GTCACCATGGCGACGTGGGAGCGTCCATGGCTGACGTCATCCTCCCTG CCGCCTACACAGAGAAGGTGGGAACCTACGTGAACACGGAGGGGCGGAGCCAGCAGACACGCGTGGCCGTCACAGCACCCGGCATGGCCAGAGAGGACTGGAAAATCATCCGAGCCATCTCTGAG CTGGCTGGCGTGACTCTGCCCTATGACTCTGTGAACGAGCTGAGGGACAGACTGGAGGAGGTTTCCCCCAACCTGATCCGCTACGATGACGTGGAGGAAGCCAACTACTTCAAACAGGCCAATGAACTCTCCAAG ACGGTGAACCAGACTGTCCTAGCAGATCCTCTTGTTCCTCCTCAGCTCACGGCTAAAGACTTCTACATGAccg ATTCTATCAGCAGAGCCTCCCAGACCATGGCCAAGTGTGTAAAGGCTATCACAGAGGGAGCAGATGCCGTTGATGAACCTTCCATTTGCTAA
- the cdk5r2a gene encoding cyclin-dependent kinase 5 activator 2a translates to MGTILSLSPSSRKGGVCVDEKLDLATGGKPEKSLKKRHSVLLHALTWKRLVATSAKKKSAKKVNPNPPTSQARPDPLVDQLNTDNLKKSITKGINDHKPGPKQGPIAVPVPTVPDQNRRQTQNGRPLLSPRRVVVQASTGELLRCLSDFMCRRCFKLKELSPNEIILWFRNVDRALLVQGWQDQGFISPANLVFVYLLCREAVEEDTASEYELQATFLTCLYLAYSYMGNEISYPLKPFLVESSREAFWDRALGLIDKMSGPMLRINADPHYFTEVFQDLKNEGGSREREKEKEKEKEGEGRRITDLDR, encoded by the exons ATGGGCACGATTCTGTCGCTGTCGCCGAGCTCGCGGAAGGGGGGTGTATGTGTTGATGAAAAATTGGACCTTGCGACCGGCGGTAAACCTGAGAAAAGCTTAAAGAAACGTCACTCCGTGCTGCTCCACGCGCTGACATGGAAGCGGTTGGTCGCTACCTCCGCAAAAAAGAAAAGCGCAAAAAAGGTGAATCCGAACCCCCCAACGAGCCAGGCCCGACCGGACCCGTTGGTAGATCAGCTCAACACTGACAACCTTAAGAAATCCATAACAAAAGGGATAAATGACCATAAACCTGGGCCAAAGCAAGGACCCATCGCCGTCCCTGTGCCCACCGTTCCAGACCAAAACCGTCGTCAAACACAGAACGGTCGGCCTCTACTCTCTCCTCGGCGGGTGGTGGTACag gcTTCCACAGGAGAGCTCCTCCGCTGCCTCTCAGACTTCATGTGCCGCCGCTGCTTTAAACTCAAAGAGCTTTCCCCGAACGAGATCATCCTGTGGTTCAGAAACGTGGACCGAGCTCTGCTTGTCCAGGGCTGGCAGGACCAGGGCTTTATCTCCCCAGCAAACCTGGTCTTTGTGTATCTGCTGTGCCGGGAGGCCGTAGAGGAAGACACGGCTTCGGAATATGAGCTCCAGGCCACCTTTCTCACCTGCTTGTACCTGGCATACTCCTACATGGGTAACGAGATTTCCTACCCCCTCAAGCCATTCTTGGTGGAGTCCAGTCGCGAAGCGTTTTGGGATCGAGCCCTGGGGCTTATCGATAAGATGAGTGGGCCGATGCTTCGCATCAACGCCGACCCGCACTACTTCACCGAGGTGTTCCAAGATCTGAAGAACGAGGGAGGAtctagggagagggagaaggagaaggagaaggaaaaggagggTGAAGGGAGACGTATTACAGACCTGGATCGTTAG